From Desulfovibrio inopinatus DSM 10711, the proteins below share one genomic window:
- a CDS encoding tetratricopeptide repeat protein, protein MTTSTRQLVLYGVILAVTAGTTTWFYQWHHAAMVAFRQGEILLSQNHPREARSFFEEAVRLRARRPLPYIRLITWALAHKNTATALNVLDQFFDSNATIEPGQADQLAGLFDTAGQPQAALALLERLGATIERNPAAVLHKASLLSRLNQLDAAEAIYRQLITANAHNMAAQIGLIQTLTKARKVDEAEHFARSLVGQYPDNRQIRLELARTLTAANKIDQAINEYRRILSEAP, encoded by the coding sequence ATGACAACATCGACAAGGCAACTTGTTCTCTATGGAGTCATTTTAGCCGTCACAGCGGGAACTACGACCTGGTTTTATCAATGGCATCATGCGGCAATGGTTGCCTTTCGTCAGGGAGAAATACTTCTCTCACAAAATCATCCCCGCGAAGCGCGTTCATTTTTTGAAGAGGCGGTTCGTCTCCGAGCCCGTCGTCCCCTCCCGTATATACGCCTCATCACTTGGGCTCTTGCACACAAGAACACCGCCACTGCACTGAATGTTCTAGACCAATTCTTCGACTCGAATGCGACCATTGAACCCGGACAAGCAGACCAACTTGCCGGGCTTTTTGATACTGCAGGCCAGCCACAGGCCGCCCTGGCGCTTCTTGAGCGTCTCGGTGCCACCATCGAACGTAATCCAGCGGCGGTTCTGCACAAAGCTTCTCTCTTATCCCGTCTGAACCAATTGGATGCAGCCGAGGCAATATATCGTCAATTGATTACCGCCAACGCTCACAATATGGCAGCTCAAATCGGTCTCATACAGACGCTCACCAAAGCCAGAAAAGTGGATGAAGCGGAACACTTCGCCCGTTCCCTCGTTGGGCAATACCCCGATAACCGACAGATTCGTCTTGAGCTGGCACGCACTCTCACTGCAGCAAACAAAATTGACCAGGCTATCAACGAATACCGTCGTATTCTTTCGGAGGCTCCATGA
- a CDS encoding STAS domain-containing protein has product MLTMEHCRNEACLVTFDTNRIDISNIDAVKSRFVDFINEGHNKFALNLSNVTFLDSAGLGALISTLRSLKGKGGIALFGVNTNIRSVLKMTHMDRIFPIYNTVDDALDSFTS; this is encoded by the coding sequence ATGCTGACCATGGAACATTGCCGCAACGAAGCCTGTCTTGTTACATTCGACACAAATCGCATCGATATCTCCAATATCGATGCGGTCAAATCTCGATTTGTTGATTTCATCAACGAGGGACACAACAAATTCGCGCTCAACCTTTCCAATGTCACATTCCTTGATTCCGCCGGGCTCGGAGCGCTGATTTCCACTCTCCGATCGCTCAAGGGAAAGGGCGGTATCGCCTTATTCGGGGTGAATACCAATATCCGCAGTGTGTTGAAAATGACACATATGGACAGAATCTTTCCCATCTATAACACGGTTGACGATGCCCTAGATTCATTTACTTCATAG
- a CDS encoding PilZ domain-containing protein, producing the protein MNSETLPLGDRRESRYSIDSAVMPYLGSRLPDYSVFQYIIEDISLHGLKIQLPNWVLKRENLSIGDVIDFHLPFLFSGQVYDTGTVVWSRPDPKNNSISCGASIKERATLYYPVSISFESRGITIDLSHFDTSSNLLTKIFKDTVFLKRGVSIYLRHLGPVLHRFTDLDHQDAYALRLFLFDDAARRVKGNIAELTKMTEELRETGNPMENLYLLDLERLRQAIEPEISAELWVAAFSQGTMPQYVNAIKQLEKRLFYNYNTIIMLYTSLLSDLASEDKASKE; encoded by the coding sequence GTGAACAGCGAAACACTCCCCTTGGGAGATCGACGTGAAAGCCGTTACTCCATTGATTCTGCTGTCATGCCGTATCTCGGATCACGATTGCCCGATTACTCTGTCTTTCAATACATTATTGAAGATATCAGCTTGCATGGTCTCAAAATACAGCTTCCGAATTGGGTGCTCAAACGAGAAAATCTGTCAATTGGCGATGTTATTGACTTTCATCTTCCCTTTTTATTCTCAGGCCAAGTCTACGATACGGGAACAGTCGTTTGGAGTCGCCCTGATCCCAAAAACAATTCGATATCATGCGGTGCATCGATCAAAGAACGCGCAACACTCTATTATCCTGTATCGATTTCCTTTGAATCACGTGGGATTACCATCGACCTCTCGCATTTTGATACATCATCGAACCTGCTGACAAAAATATTCAAAGATACAGTTTTTCTGAAGCGCGGTGTCAGTATCTATTTACGACATCTTGGCCCGGTGCTGCACCGATTTACCGACCTCGATCACCAGGACGCGTATGCATTGCGCCTGTTTCTCTTTGATGATGCGGCCCGACGGGTAAAAGGAAATATCGCAGAGCTAACGAAGATGACTGAAGAATTGCGAGAAACAGGGAATCCAATGGAGAATCTCTACTTGCTTGATCTGGAACGCTTGCGACAAGCCATTGAGCCAGAAATTTCTGCCGAACTTTGGGTTGCGGCATTCAGTCAAGGAACCATGCCGCAATATGTGAATGCTATAAAACAACTGGAAAAAAGACTTTTTTACAATTACAATACCATCATCATGCTCTATACATCATTATTATCCGACTTGGCGTCGGAAGATAAAGCGAGCAAGGAGTAA